The nucleotide sequence GTTGGGGTTCTTAGTATTTTTGGTCATAGTAGAAGGATCTCCTTTCCCCCCAATTTTATGGTTGCCATGTCTAACTGGAAATCCGTCATATAGTGGTCTTGTACCGCTGAAACCTGTGGCGTGACTAGGTTGAGCCACCCCTATATGAGGGCCTTGTACCAGTGGCACACAGAGTCCCAATGCGTTAGCTGGAGAAGCTGCTTGTGTAAATTGAATTGTGATACGACTGCCTTGTACCGGGGTTTGACTGTGTCCTGAGGAAATGTATTGAGGAGCTAAAGAGTTGCTTGCATTGAAACTTATGATCTCATTAGGTTTAGGTTGACTCCCTAGGTTTCCCTTTTGATCCTTGAGGGATTTTTTAGAATTCTTGTTCAATGAAGTTTCTCCTCTTTCGAGATGTTTGTCGACATGAGAGTTTTTGGTTATCTCCTCTAATGAGATCAAGACCTTTTTGACGATATTTCCGATGAAATCACTCTCTGACAAGCTGCAAAAACGAATGAGAACCAAAAAATTGGGACTTTTCTATTAGATTTcacgaaaaaagaaaacacaaatatgtataaAGAGAGTACTACTATACCAGCTTAATTATCCAATGAACCTAGCGTTACATACTGTATATAGACATACTTCGGAAGCtcacattaaaatttaaaatgtgatAAAAACGTAAGGTATACTATATATCAAATAATCTACTCATCAGAAattgaactcttttttttttggttgtcccTCGAGAAATtgattttaatatagaaatccGTAAATCTTAACATGATAGTATGGACCAATTTAGTTTTTAGCTACAAACTCGAAGAAGTAGCAATGACTAAAATATGTCAAGTACATTTCCAATTATATCGAGGAACTTAATTAGTAAAAGACTACGAAGAAATATGCTATTTATATACTTAGAATTCTCGTGAGTGTAGAAGATACACCGGTTGTTGAAAGAGAAGTTCTCTTAGAGAATGTTTAGTCTTCGCGCTGCTTAGCTACTATAGGGACAAGCAAAGCTGTCTGAGGCATTGGCAGTTGTATCAGGGGATAATGATTAGACTTAACTATGGCATAGTAAAATATGATACATTGGTAAACAAGCTCTATATATGTTGATTAAGAAAGGGTGTTTTAGAGAGGATACGATATCAGAAATCACGTTATGCGAAGATTGTGTgattgaaaaaaacacacaaggTTAGATTCTGGGTAGTTCAACATGTTACAACTGAGAAATTGGACTATATATACATTCAGATTAGTGGGGTTCAACAATTGGTCCTATGAGTTTGTGTAAGTTCCAATATTTCATTTCAATCATAGATGAATGGTCAAGATAGGTGTGAATTTACTACCTTAAAACTAAGGGGgatgtattcaaaccatgattttggagaatttgatgggatttaggaaatttagaattttgatagattttagggaagttcatatgattttctgtagaattctttcaaatcccacctaaaccataagatttggatttctgtagttttaactaaacaaatcctccagaatcctccagaatcctaaaaattattaaaatcctaatccacaaaactgttttgaataacagtagattttaaagtagatttttaaatcatcagttcaataacaagagattttagtagattttaaagtagatttttaaatcatcagtttaataacagtgaattttaatagactttttaccatccatgattgaataacatagaatttgtaaatttcacacaaatcacttaaaatgtcaagttgaatacatccCCCTAAGGCTAAGTATATGGCCTTAacaataataagaaaagaaatttaGTTTAAAGGTCTTATGAATGAACAATTTTTTGTGCAAGGATCAATGAAAATTCACTGTGATTCACAGAGTGCAATATCATTGGCTAAAACTGCGATTCATCATGGTAGGACTAAACTATTGCAATGAGCTATCATTTCATAAGAGACTTGATAAATGATGGATCAGTACATGTGGTGTAAATTTCAATAACACACAACCCTGCATATATGCTAAATTAAGTTCTACCTATAAGTTCCAAGAGGCTTTGGAACTACTTGGAGCTACAGAAAACTAAAGGGAGTTTAGCCTTCTATCTAAGTTGAGTGGGTTTACTCAGGAAATATGAAGCCAAGTGGATGAGTACATGTTGCTTTGATTTACTTTACATGCAAGTACAAACGAGCGAGTGGGAAAGAGTGAACAAAGATCTAGGTCTCTAGAGGTTTCAAGGTTAGCAGAGTAATTCTGAACCCCGATAACATTGTTTCAATTCGTTACAGACAAGCAGGACATTTCAAACAACGGTTTCATCTCGTAGATGCTTTACAAAGGAATGGGATTAAGTAATACTTCATTTGTTTCTTATAGATtaatgttttggttttctttgtttttttaacacatatttatttaaaatatattatactctaaattatatttttgtgggaatagaaaaataaactataaccTAATATACCATGTGGAAAAAACATCAAGAAAATGaattatttcagttttaatCTATCAAATCAATCTAatgaaaacaaggaaaaaaaaaatccaaaaccaatcTCTTAGGAACAAAGAAAATACCTTTTATCATCGAACACCATCCCAATCTTACCAGAGACACATGCCACAGCCTCTTTCCATCTATCGATCCTTTCTTGCTCATACCGATATTCCCATTCTCGACGCCTAAAATGGTCACCAAACACTCCCACAAGTTGTTTCACACTTTCAGTAGGCACTTTGTAGAAGATTGGAATTGCCTTGTGAAAGTCATATGCATTCGAACAGTTAGTATACCATTTTCTCAaagtatgcatatatatacaacattaagcttcaacatatatatattgtcatagATCACACCTTAAGCTCGCCTAGATCTGCACGTTCACTTATCTTCACAAGCTCATCCAAGCACCATCTTGATTCTGTGTACCTTTCCGAGAACACAGCTAGCGCAATCTTTGAATCTTTGATCCTCTCGAAAAGATTGCTTATATTTTCACCCGTGCTCTCTTGCTTGTCTGTAAAGGTATTTATCCCATTCCTTTGTAAAGCATCTACGAGATGGCTGATGAAACTGTTGCGCAGCTCCTCCCCACGAAAATTGATGAAAACTTGATGTTGTGGAGGCTGGACTTTACCGTCCATTGGAGAGTTAGTGAGAGTACTTTTACCAGACGAAAataagaactaaaaaaagaagagtacAGTATTAGGGTTTATTGGGAGTACGTGGCTAACCTTTTATAACCCAACCAAAGATGTATACGCTTAGCCGTCAACTTTGAAAGGAGTCATAAACACTCAACAAAGTCTTTCTTTAATGTaaatttaattacaaacaagagagaataagagatatatatatataatgcttaGAACTAATGGTTCTTCCattggtaaaaatatttttaaatagcaACATATAAAGAAAGAGTGTGATAAAACATTTATACAGGCACGCCTATAActatctatatattttgatattaaacatatatgttgatcataaaattcaaataagTGATTTTAAcacagtttttgttttgcactTACAACGGACTAGTGTGAATCAAAACCTTAAAATCTACGAAAAAAGCTTTAAGTGCTTTTAATGAAAGCTTGGATTTGGGTGCacatataacaataatttaatGAGAAATTTTCGAGATCCGAtcttaatttataaagttataTCCGACCGAACACATTATTAATAGACTAAAATGCGCAAAGAAAAGAGTTGCTTTTGTTAATGTGGCGCACATGGATTGAAATCATCTTGTCTGCTGGTGGTTACTCAGTCCTTACATCGGATTATTTAGACTTAAGTTGGTAAAcggaaaaaaatgaagattatTCAGATCAATGATAATCTAGATCTTAATATTGTTATTAGATACCAATATAAACTCGTTTAATATAAAATGTTAGTTATCTACATGATAGAGAAATACATGGTACAAAAATTGATGGATTATGAGACATTTAAACTATATGGGTAAAACCCACATTAAACTCTTTTAgataacatatatatgttcaCACTAAGCCAACTTTACCATGTTAACACGATGAGTGATGAGTCACCCACTTTGTAATAGTTAAATTATCCttgtctttattttattttcttttgtttaatcttgtCTTTCTATGTCAGAAACCCTCTTGCTATTTTCTAAATGtaagtatttatttgttatggAGTGGAAATAGTCATTTTGTTTTCCTATAATCCTAGGTGCATGATAAGTTATAAGGATAGACACTACTAATGTAAGATGGCATAAGAGGAagacaaataaataatactttCTTAAAAAAGCAACCAATACTTGACTCATGTCATGATTTTCCTTTCAAAAAGTTTGTTTAAAACTCTAAGCTTAGTAGATTCAAAANtaaaaaaaaaaaaaaaaaaaattaggtaagacgaataagaaaaaaattagttatttaaaCAACAAGCATTCAACTAAGTTTGTATCGAATAGTGACAGATAACGACACTAATACAACACACAAGCGATATCTCCTAGCAAGAATATATTTATGGGAGAATTACTAGTTTGACCCAAATTGAGcagttaattgctagattagctCCTAAAATTTGAAGGTCAGTTGGATTAGTTTTTTACtgaaaatactctttttttgctttgttaggaaaaaaaagtcaataataCCCTTGGTAAAAAATTCCTtcaatttcgttttttatttcttttataaaagtCTACCATACATATAATAGCAGATTAATTTGTAAGTGGCATATTTATTGTTGATGGCAGTTTTTTTCGGCAGACTTATTTTAGATGGCAGATTAATTTGCAGAATTTAACGGCAGATTTGTTTTctatggcagatttatttgaagTGTGTAACGACATATTTTTTGTGGacatcagatttttttaatgcgacagacttatttataaagtcatgacagattttcattgttttagtcaAATTTCTAGGAATTTTGTggcagattttttatgattgttgtaacagttttattttttacttaaaaaatctgtcacattgcgacagatttataaaCGTAAAAATAATTGTTAGTTTGACATCTAGTGGTGatagatattttttatgttatgacTGATTTTTGGATTGAAGGAAAAATATGTTGTTTGGTAACAGATTTTcgaaagtctttttaaaattgctatattgACTCACATGAACAATATACGTTATGGcagattttcttatgttatgacagttttttttttcctactaaaaaatctgctgcttttttttctcttgtcatCTGATAGAATAAAATATGAGAGTTTGGAAACAAagtataagaaacaaaaacagagatcaCACTTGATACTGAGGTCAGTCGACCCTCCAAgcgaaaaaccaaaaaaaaccagaaaacatcAGCAATTAATTGCTCCCTTCATTGTCTCTTCTTACTTGATCATGCAGCCAGGCCGGTCCACCCAGCGACAAATAAGATTGGAATCTACCCTCGCGTGTCACACTCTTCGCTATAGCCATTGCAACCTTATTCGCTGATCCATTAACATGATGGCATTTccaataatcaaaatttaagcACAGCTGTTTTATATCCTGCAACAAAGCCTCATATCGTGACCACTCACCCGGGTTATTGATAGCCTTAATTGCTGCAGCATTAAATTCACACAAATTATTTGTTCatgtcaaaaaataattttttttttaaaatagtaacaaACTACTAACCTGTCCGTGCAAATCTGAAACAAGATCTTTTTGGTGtgggtgatgaatgatgatgaatgtatgcaatgagatatgaatggatggatggtaaggtgtttcaattccccttatgcagttgcagtataagaggtgtcaatcctaaatgagtgtttgtgaacaattaagatatgtatatgaatctaagttaagccaaatgcaaagattgtttgtcactaacaatcctaatatgaaaatgtaaaatgcagaaagtaaactacaagaactaagagctaaatgcaaatagaaCAGAATGATTGCAGTAGTTATgaaccaagaacagaaataaaactatgctaatgaactgatgcaagacaataatgaacaggacaatgagtaaatgaaacagaaatgcaaatagaatgatactagagataagacagaacaactacaaatcataaacaagagttctggggatgaactcgagctagcactcgatcgagtgtagatcgagtgcagggtcgagctagataaatccgggaaacagagcaacacaataaaaacagagcaatgcaaaaacgaatcaaacaacaagcaagcaacatgaTTAAGActtagaaatcaataaacaaagaaggccttgaggagggattcatgggctagacTAATGAATGAGGTTATCACACTTtggccaacaaatctcaagcaaagctttgagctaatctctagacatataaatctaagacaagtttcttccactctcatggcaagaatcaatcaaacctatgcatctctagacttgttctcacaaagtaaagaatctacacaagcaggcattaagcaatacatctcataccaaacaagacctctaatctcttagcaagcctaatggtaagctctagatctagccttatctatgctccttaaacattggtgtgatgctaagatgcttgaaatcaaaccctaacctctcagttcaggattagcattaagaacatctagcctagaagagattctaccacaatcaagcttgaccaaagcaaacaaacctcaaacacagcccagcctaacccatcctcaagatcctaagcactaCTCACatgaacacatgatgaacatcaaagtcataaacccagaaaatctcgaaacttgcatcaaatgaaagataagaacAAGATCTACAATGTTGCAAAaggaatcaaacccaaattcttaatatattgaaagttatggaaccaacaatattgaagaatctaagagttttcttaaaaagggtacaaaatctaagaaaataaaaaggcaaaGGGAATAATtccttaaaaagtaaaaactaggtttctgactctctaaaaaggttgcacactttggtggctgcaggtacaaggctttatataggagaggaggtggaagccctaaaaacactaaaagacaaaatagtcaacggctcggtcaactcgacctatgctcggtcgagtggcaggtcgagctggcttctctcgtgcattctccactcggtcgagtcctcctcagcacacggtcgagtgtctggtctagtgtgaggtcgagttggactctggaccttggttcttcagccttaactctcttgctttcccttcatgattggctcacttctcctcagcattgcttccatgctccttaagctccaaaatcacctgattatgcatgaaaagatgcaaatgcaatgcaactaaactctaatgcatgattagtgctaaagctacacaataatggcctaaatggatagaaaaagatgcaaaagatgtgaataaactaagggaaaacatggtaaaatatatgaatatcaacacccccaaactttgtctttgcttgccctcaaacAAATaagcaagacataagaaggtaagtgaggtgtgaaagtgggatctcatctcctaaagcttgcaaatagaccatctagaatcaatgtccaagttactagtactatcatgcaaggtgaatgagctgtacttaaagattttagacaaacatatcacaacctttattgatttgagccttagttatccacatgcattcaaatcaaccatttcctttaacattcattaatcaagaacatgaatcaattctatgc is from Camelina sativa cultivar DH55 chromosome 20, Cs, whole genome shotgun sequence and encodes:
- the LOC104771612 gene encoding protein PHLOEM PROTEIN 2-LIKE A6-like produces the protein MDGKVQPPQHQVFINFRGEELRNSFISHLVDALQRNGINTFTDKQESTGENISNLFERIKDSKIALAVFSERYTESRWCLDELVKISERADLGELKAIPIFYKVPTESVKQLVGVFGDHFRRREWEYRYEQERIDRWKEAVACVSGKIGMVFDDKSLSESDFIGNIVKKVLISLEEITKNSHVDKHLERGETSLNKNSKKSLKDQKGNLGSQPKPNEIISFNASNSLAPQYISSGHSQTPVQGSRITIQFTQAASPANALGLCVPLVQGPHIGVAQPSHATGFSGTRPLYDGFPVRHGNHKIGGKGDPSTMTKNTKNPNKSSKSNLEYDGFPMRYGNHETGGRGETYSMTNNNTKKPNKSSRSNLQFTGTNGWA